GAAACGGGAGAAAACTGGCCGGCTAAAAATTTCACAAACAGGAGAAAGATCATGATCAAACTTTACGATTTCAAATCCTCGCCCAATTGCCAACGGGTCAAAGTGGTACTGGCGGAAAAAAACCTCCCCTACGAGATCGTTGCCGTCGATCTCACCAAGAAGGAACAGAAGAATCCGGATTATTTAAAGATGAATCCCTACGGCAAGGTGCCGGTGCTGACCGACGACTCGACGGTGCTCTACGAGTCGCTGATCATCAACGAATATCTCGAAGAGAAATATCCCAACCCGCCGCTCATGCCCAAGGACGCCGCGAAGAAAGCCAAGGGGCGCATTCTGGTCGACTACGGCATGGCGCACTTCGACTCGGCCTATCAGAAACTGCGCATGGAGCTGATGAAAGAAGCCAAGGAGCAGAGCCAACCCGTAATCGACGGCGCCAAAGCCGATCTGAAAAATCTCTTGCAGCGCTTCGAAGAAGAGCTCGGCGAGCAGCAATATCTGCTCGGCGACTTTTCTCTCGTCGATGCCGACTTGATCCCCCGCTTCACCCGCCTGGAAGGTTTCGGCGTGATACCCGACGCCTCCTTGCCGCGGCTGGGAAAATATCTGGAACGGGTGAAAGCCCGGC
This DNA window, taken from Deltaproteobacteria bacterium, encodes the following:
- a CDS encoding glutathione S-transferase family protein — its product is MIKLYDFKSSPNCQRVKVVLAEKNLPYEIVAVDLTKKEQKNPDYLKMNPYGKVPVLTDDSTVLYESLIINEYLEEKYPNPPLMPKDAAKKAKGRILVDYGMAHFDSAYQKLRMELMKEAKEQSQPVIDGAKADLKNLLQRFEEELGEQQYLLGDFSLVDADLIPRFTRLEGFGVIPDASLPRLGKYLERVKARPSVKALL